In Pseudomonadota bacterium, one DNA window encodes the following:
- a CDS encoding BON domain-containing protein yields the protein MKKALTAACAVTILVALSAQDASAATAAEQPVQASGEATEEMHEANEAVGKLTDDTVITTKVKAALSQDPGTAALGIGVDTLMGGVRLSGSVDSVDKKQRAQDIAERVDGVIAVDNALSVK from the coding sequence ATGAAAAAAGCTCTCACGGCCGCTTGCGCGGTCACAATCCTAGTTGCATTGTCGGCACAGGATGCTTCGGCAGCCACGGCCGCGGAGCAGCCAGTTCAAGCATCGGGCGAGGCTACCGAGGAGATGCACGAGGCCAACGAGGCCGTCGGGAAGCTTACCGACGATACGGTGATAACGACGAAGGTCAAAGCGGCGCTGTCGCAAGACCCAGGCACGGCTGCCCTAGGGATCGGCGTGGACACCTTGATGGGCGGGGTGCGGCTGAGCGGATCTGTCGATAGTGTCGACAAAAAACAGAGAGCGCAAGATATCGCCGAGCGCGTAGACGGCGTTATCGCCGTGGACAATGCGCTGTCGGTGAAGTGA